Below is a window of Pochonia chlamydosporia 170 chromosome 7, whole genome shotgun sequence DNA.
TGGCGTTGGGATAGATGCTCGTCGGCTTTATCAAGTGTATGGGGTACCCAAAGCGACATAAATCAGCGAAAGCCTATGGGAATACTCTTTGATGTTCACGCGACATGCGACGCGAAGGCGTTCTTTGAATTGTCTACCTAACCAGCATAGTGGCCGAGGCTCCTTTCAGCAATCTTGCAAGGCGAAACCAGCAGCGCCTCGTCAGTATGCAATCAACCGACGTCCTGGAGACCCTTCTTGGTGCACGCAATGGTGATACCGCGAATTGATTCACAGCGAGCTCTGCAGGATGGATGGTTTATGCTGTGCGAGACATGACGCGAACTCTCGTGCAATGTCAGATGGTGATCGTCAAACACATGTGATGCCATTTGATCGAAATGtctgcttctccaggacACATGGTATTGATCCAATGCCGTTGCCGTGGGTTTTTGATGTCGTTATCTTTGCACACTGTCTGGAAACGTTGCCAAGCACCGACTAAGTCTAATTGGAAGCATCGTATCTAAATTTGGGCTCTATTTCAGTGGTATTCCCGTGGGCCGGCTGATGAATCCGAAGCATTGTAGTGGAACCTGCACTTGATACACCCGGTATGTGGTAAACACACTTGGCCGTGTTGGCATTCGTTACTTTTGCTAGTCAGGGACGCTAATTATCTTCTGTGTTGCATTTCTAGGCCCGTCACTATTCCCCCAATATGCCATCAGGATCTATACTGCACAACCACCGGACACACGCCGTGTAGCCGTGTATCATGGCAAGTCTGCAAGTCAACTTTTGGCCAGAAGCTGTCTTCATTGCACAAGATTTCTACATTAAGTAAGTGCcttgtttgcttgttgaGGTACTGGTCGAGAGAATTTCATCTACCCAACAATGCCAACCCACCTCCATCAACTGATCGTCATTCTGTCTTGCCATGTCAACCGTTAGTCGCAGCAAAATAACCCATTTACTGCCACACCTTCTCCACcaaccatcttcaactcccACTCCCACTGGCAGACGTCCTCTCAAAACACTGGAGAAGATCAAATGTTTCGTTCGCGTAACCTGGTAGCAGTGCGATGCGACTCGGACTGTTTGCGTATACACTCCAGTAAGCATGAAGATCATTGTAAACCGCCCTGAACATGCGTCATAAACAATGGGTCGGTTTCTCCTTTCAAGCTGTCCTTTGCATCTGGGCACCCGTCTTGGCCCTTTCTTGGCTTTTTCGAACCTGTCAACTCCATGCTTGGCGGTATCGTTGTCGTTTGCTGCGACCATTGTTTGAATGTAACTGCAGCGTAGGCTTGGCCTAGATTGCTTCTACAGAAATTATCGTCACTCGTTTGGTCTTTTGTATTTTTCGATTGAAAGTTGCGAGTGTTTGATACACTTTTGGGGAGGGAACATATCAAATTTCACAATGAAATTCAgcttgtctggtttgacgCTGCTGGCGGCTGGTCGCCTGGCCGCTTCAGCGTCGGTGTTTTCGCTCGATTCCGACGGTGCGTTTCTTTACCTGCAcgcaacatcaccaacaacctAACCCCAtcaaaaccaacaaactgACGACAATCTTTCAGACGCGATTAAAAAATCAGCGAGCACGCTTGCCTGGGACATGCTGCAGTATTATCACGGCAACGAGTCCGGAGGCACGCCCGGTATCCTCCCCGGACCACCGCCGGCCGGCGACTATTATTGGTGGGAAGGCGGAGCAATGTGGGGCACTCTCATCCAGTACTGGGCTTTAACGGGCGACACGACTTACAATGACGAGATCATGAAGGCCATGCAATTCCAAGTTGGTGAGGGCGAGGATTACATGCCGCGCAATGTGACGGCGTCTCTGGGAAACGATGACCAAGCATTTTGGGGTATggccgccatgttggccgcgGAGAACAAGTTTCCCGACCCTCCGTCTGATCGACCTGGTTGGCTTGGTCTTGCGCAGGCCGTGTTTAACACCCAGGCAAGCCCGCAGCGACATGATGATACATGTGGCGGAGGACTGAGATGGCAGATTCCATTCACTAATAATGGATATGGATACAAGAATAGTGAGTTGGCATTACAAAAATGAAATGTGGTGTTCTTAGACCAAAGTGActgacatggccaaggtaTCGCCAacggctgcttcttcaacatgggCGCCAGACTCGCCCGCTACACAGGAGACAAGAAATATTCCGACTGGGCAGAAAAGACGTGGGACTGGGTTGAGAAAATCGGCTTCATCGACCCCCAAACCTACGCCATTTACGACGGGGCCAACGTCGACGATCAGTGCAAGGACATAAACAAAGTGCAATACTCTTACAATAATGCTATTTTCGCTGAAGGAGCAGCATTCATGTACAATTTCGTGCGTAACCCTTTCCCTTTCAAGTCTTTGAATGCTAGCAACTCCACCTACACATGACTAACATGAGGACATTCACAGACAAACGGCGACCAAAAATGGAAAGACAGAGTCGACAAACTCATCACCTACGGCCTCAAAACCTTCTTCCCCAAAGACGTCGCCGTAGAGATATCATGCGAGCCCAACGACGGCTGCAAGACCGACATGTTCACGTACAAGGGCTTCGTGCACCGCTGGTACGCCGTCACCACGCAGCTCGCGCCCTTCACCGCCGAGCGCATCCTGCCGGTGCTGCAAAAGTCCGCGCAGGCGGCCGTCTCGCAGTGCACGGGCGGCACCAACGGCCGGCAGTGCGGTCTGAAGTGGGTGGACGGCACGTACGACGGCAAGACGGGCGCGGGACAGGAGATGAGCGCCCTGGCGGCGGTGCAGAGCTTGTTGATAGGCAAGGGGAAGCCGCCTGTGACGCATACGTCCGGCGGGACGAGTAAGGGGAATCCGGATGGTGGTGCCGGCGACGGGTCGGTGATGCCCAAGGAGAAGCCGGTGACGACGGGGGATAAGGTTGGGGCGAGTATTGTTACGATTttgttgttggggttggcggTTGGTGTGTTTGGGTGGATGAGCTTTGAGTTTGCGGGGGCGtgatgtgttgatgttttcttttctttttttttcatgTTTTGATGTTTTGCGTGGGATTGTAGGTTTGTATGAGTTTGGCGATATCAATGGTATTTATGGGGTTAAAGCAAGGTCATCTGGATGTGGTGTATGGGACTGGAATTATGTTCGTGTTGTCGCTTAGAAGGgcaatgatgatggtgttggtccTTACGTCACACGAGCAAACATACAGTGACCCCGAATCTTTCTTGTATTCATGTATTTGGCATGTACCATATCGAAAATCCATGCTTCTTCATATGTGCTCAGCCTCACTTATACATGCCCAGAATCTCACCCACAACACTCCTATAAATCCCCTTTGGATCCATCTTCTGCCTCACAGCCTTGAACCGCTTCAAATACTACAAAATGTCAGTCCCACGTCACAAAAAATCACGTCATGACTTACACCAGCATCCAGATTTTTCACAGACCGCGTCAGCACATCGCGCGTATTCTTCGTCCAGTGAGGTCTGCAAGGAAACTCCTTGACCAGCGTATTCGCCAGATTAATATCTGCAACACATCAGTCCCATCCACACCAAAAACCACACCTAGAAAACTCACAAAAGTCCTCGTTGTATCGCTTGCGATCCCCCACAGAAGGGTGATAGCTCGGAAAGTCAAACATAATAGCCCCCTTTGACCAATCCTGCCCATCGGAAGTATTCAGCGTAACCTGGCCCAAAAAGTCGAAATTCGCCTTCCCAAACTTGATGTTAATTCCACTACGGTACGTGGACGTCATGAAGATGAGTTTCTTGGCCTCCGCGTCAAACAGCTCCCTCACCCgcttgagcatcttgttCGCCATTGTCACGGGGAATGCTAACTCGAGGGTGTAGCCGTGCAGGCCGTAGTCCCATTCTGCCTTTTGGTCCGGGTACAGGCCGCCGATGAGCACGTCGTAGTGGTATCCGTACACGGGCCACTCCTTGATGGGCTCGTTGGTCGTCTTTTCGTGGAAGTTGGGCGCTTCCCATTGTCCGAAGAAGATTTCCTCGGCTATCCAGTTTGACGAGGGGAGGTATTTGCCGCTGTCGAGGAGGGCCTTGGCGGCGCCGCCTTCGAGGGCGGTGACGGAGAAGGTGGATTGGAAGCCTTGCTGGCTACTTTTGTTGAAGTCGACGGTGTCGTAGTATCGCCAGTGGAACTTTCTCTTGTATGGCCACCACTGTGATTGTTTAGCAGCGACAATATGTGTAGGATGGGAGGTGGCATACCCAGAGATTGGCAGTCATGTAAGGTGCAATCATGCCGTAAATATCACCGTTGAGAAcgtctttctcttccagACTGAATTGTGATTAGCTGGGTAGTGTTGGATGCAGCGTTTTGGTGTACTTACGTCTTTTGCATGGCATAAACCTTGACTTCGGGAAAgatcttcatcttcaatcttccGATTATTCCCAACAGACCGAGCGATGTCGATGCTGCGAGCCAGTCGTCGTTGGACTCGTCGCGCTCAATATGCCGAacatcgccattgccatcgaTGATATCCATGGCCAGCACGCCACCAACAACCGCTGCATCTTCTCGAAGAGAAGTCCTATGAGCTCCCATGGCAACACTGCCGCCGAGGGAGATATTCCAGTTCACTAAACCGGTTCCCATGTTCGCCCCACGCTCATGCAAATACTCAGCAAGCTGGAAGAACGTAACGCCCGCTTCCACCGTGACGGTCCCGGCATTGAGGTCAAAGCCCGATATCTTATTCACAAACTCTGTGCGAATAATGACAGTCGCATCATCAGAACACTGCGTATCATACCACATGTGTCCCTTACCACCAGCACGAACTTGCAGTCCCCTCTTCGCAGCATCCTTGACCAGAGATTGAATCTGCTCAACGCTCGTCGCATCATGCACCTCCGTCACATTATAGCACGACGGAAACCCTTCACCATCAAACGTGTTGTACACAGCAGCCGAGGACACCGCCAGCACCGACGCGACCGCCAGTACAGAGCGAAAAGTCAACATTGTTTTCACAGTCCCATGCGATGAAGCAGGTGTAGTTATTCGCGACCACATACCCAACTTTGATGCGCACAATCCATCTTATAATAACGCGTCTAAGCGCCCGTATATGTGATCGGGCCTATTACTCGCTCGGTACGACCTCAAGACCGATTTGGCTTGTGATACTCCGTGTGGTTGCTTTTCTCAACCATTTTGGCAGCAGGACCGACGTTAGTTTACCCGATTGGATGGAAGATATTTACACCCCAGGAAATGAAGCTTCCAAGCGTTGACACTTGGCCCGAGTTGGGTGTCAAATCCTGCTTTAAGCATAAGACTATGCTCACGCTAATCTGTCACTTGTGCGGAGAACCCTGCTGACGTGCCACCGACCAGGGCGTATGACCCAGTGCAACGTTGGCAGGATCCTACGAGGGAAGTGAGATACTATTGCATTGATCATCTATACTACATAGGTAAAAACAATGAAACTAAGTGTGTGGCCCTATGCTGCGAAAATAGTTGAACGATGTATGTGCATATAGCCTAATATGCAATGACGGAGTGAGGTTCAGCCAGAATGGGTACCTCGGAAGGATCTTGGACGAGAGGGGCAAGATGGTTCATTACGAAGAGAATGAGTATTGAATTTTGAGTTCAAATGACAATTAATCGTTGAAGAATGTGAGTACGATCTATGTTAAAAAGTGCAGCGGATGGCAAAGTTATGACTCTTTGAATCATTGGCACTTACAAGAGGGAACCAGCGTCATTAACGACGTGTTTGACAGCCAGCTATAGTTAAGCCTGTGAGTTGGGCCTTGGCTTGTGATGCTGAGTCCTTATGCAACTAGCAAAGCGCTCGTATGCCCATTGCCTAAAGCTTCATAGTCTTTCCACAGCCTCCAATTAAGCGGCCAACTCCCTGCAAGCATTGAGATACTTGCCGACATTGAGCCAATCAAAGAGTTGAAAGTTCTAGTTTGAAGCCTACGCCCGGACACATCCTTACACAATACATATTGACAACACATAGCACTACAGCAAATTCAACAGTGGACTTCCTTCTGAACGATACTATTAAATGAACTAACAATTAATCGGCACTAAAAGAGTGAGAAACATGACTCATAACGTCATAAATCGGAATCCGTCTCGTCATTTTTACCATACCATGACACTTCTGCCTTCCATGGACACATGTCAATCAACAATAGTCCTAGACCCGTCGGACGACGAGATAGACTCATCATCCTTCACCGTGTCCCTCTTCCAAAAGCACAGCTTCCTGAACCACTCAAATCGCGAAGGCTTTTCTCTCACAGACCTCTCAGAACGCTCACTAGACGTGCTTCTTTCCCTACATCGGGGCGCTCTCCTCGCCGGCACACGGCCTCGCCTGGCAGGAGGGGGAACAGTAATCCCACCCGGCCTGTTATTATGGCAGAAGcagctgcaacagccacaGCATGGCTTCGCCGGCTTCGTGCCACAGCGCGCAGGCACATGTGGCGGTCTCATCCCGGGTAGATGAGGACCCCAGCGGCCGTTCTTCTCAAACTGAATCGAGACGCGCACGGCGGTAGCATATATATCCACGATGGTCATGGGAATGCATCCAAGCAGGCTCTGGTTCTCCCCAATCACATTACAGAGGACCTGTAGACAATAACTCAACTGCGCGTCATCACTGTCAAACTTGTCGTCTGGATCAAGTTTTTTGACGCCTTTGATGCTGTGAACCGCGCTCGTGACATCCGCGAGCGTTATCTCCGACGAATCACGAATCATGGACACGAGGTCCTTGCCAGCCGTGGAAGCATCGGCCTCGAGCTCGTTTACTGTGTCTCGGGGAATCCTGCTCCGCAGTCTCCATACTCTCCATACGAGACCCTTCCAAGTAGGTTCCGTAACAGGAGGCGGAGACGTTATGCAGAAGCTCGTCTCGAGGCGCCGAACACGATTGTCGAGGTTTGCGATGCTTGTGGATTTTGTGAATTCGCCCATCCACATTGCGAGGTGCTTGATGCCCTCGAGATTCgcgatgatggcggcgcAGCGCAATTCCTCCATCGTGACGAAGCGATCAAggtgtatttttttttggttctttttACCGTGCTGTATGCCCGAATACAACAATGGGAGATTGGGGGAGGGCAGAGATCGTGGCGAGGTGAAAGTGAGGCGGTCTGAGCTCAGCTGTACTTATAACCTTCAACTTTTTGCTCTACCCCGCTTGATGTCTGCCTAATCCATTTATGGGCCAACATGCATCGTGTTAAGAGCCAATAAAGTTCGATACGGGTTTGCTTGGACCAATCTTGGGAAGCTTCACGCAAGTTCTGTCGTCTCTTTTCTCGATGGGGAGAGCGGCCGCCTTCCCCACCGAATCGGCACCGGGCAGTACTGCTCGTTGGGGTTTATTGAATGGCAGCAAagttgaacatggaggcGTAGGTATTCCCGTGACTAAGGGACTGCATTTCTATGCTACCAACCAGATATTGAACTGTTTCTGGGCTGTATGATTGGTGGTGATTAGGTTGGTCGCGATGTTTTCCAGAGCCGAGAAAATTGCCTGATCGGTCATGGCCCTCCCGGAGATGCGGGTCCGTAGATCGGGGTTTGTGTGGGTCTCCGAATTAAACTCCCGCACATCAAAGAGATTAGATGTCGCGagaacagcaagaagatccaGGTTGTTGGATCTGGGACATTGCGGGCAATTCGTTATCAAAGACACAGAAATTTCCGTGGGTCATGCCATATCACAGGCCCTGAATGTTTGCTCGCAATTTACAAAGTCGACGCAGTGGCCTGTGTCATCAGCGATGGCGTCCTGCACTTAGATGGGGCACATTGCTCTTCCGTCAAAGCGCTTCAtgttgagcatcttgtcTCAATTGCCTGCCCTTCGTAATTGCACCAATGCAAGCTGCAGTAAATAAAAAAAGTTTGCACTCGTTGCCAGTTGCTAGACTTTGATACAAACAGCTTGCGTCAGTCCTCAAACTTGTTCCATGTGGCGCCCTGCTACAAATCCAGGCGCCGGTGCTCCAAATGCCAAGTCATGCTGCCGTACACATTGATAAGCCTGCATTTGTAATAAGAGCACACATTGCTAGCTTTGGTGATAATGATTAGTCTCTAGTGTAGACGGCAATGTCTCATCGTAGTTATTGGAAATTGGAGGCTCGAACACAAGATGCCTGTCATGCTGTGGCGACAAACATGCAGCTTGGAATTAAGGCTTCGGAACCGCTGCAAGCAAATCGCTTCTGATGAATTAAAATGGGATAGCATTTCACTTATAATCCGCTAGATTTCCCAGCATGACGTCTAGATCCAATGTCCCTGCCGAAGCCAAGGCTCAGCTGTCCGTTCCTATGGGTCCCTATCCGGAACTAACTTATCCAGGTAAATACCGAAAGTTCGGCAGGTGGTTGAATGTGCCAATTTTAGGCAATACCGGACAGCTTAGATCGTCAAACGGTCGAAAAGTCCCCAGGGCATCCTACTTTCACGGCTGATCGACGACAAAACGAGGATTAGGTCTCCCATCATAACAACGGGCTCCGAAGCAAATCAGTACGGAATTGATGTCGCATTCGTAGTATTTTAGAAAAAGGAAATGGGTGACAGCCGAGCTTTGCGTGTGCTTCCAGCTCACAACACTCGTCATGGCCTTCAGCGCCACTCCACACAGTCTATTGTGGGAGACGACGAGTACGCTGAAAGTATCCGACGACTCTATCCAGAGTACGCGGAGAAGCCGCTCAGCGAGCAACTCGAACCAATTGCCGTAGTAGGCATTGGTAAGTTGAAATAACCAAATATAACAAAACTGTATAGCTCACACACATAGGTTGCCGTTTACCAggagatgtcaagtcagccCACGAATTCTGGAACTTGATGATAAACAAAGGCACCGGGAGAATGGATAGGGTGCCGGAGTCGCGCTTCAATATTGATGCACATTACCATGAGAACAATGATCGACCAGGCAGCATCTCCGTCAAAGGCGGCTACTTTCTTAACGAAACGTGTCGCGAATTCGACCCgacattcttcaacatcagccCCATTGGACCCTCAACAGCGAAAGCTGCTGGAAGTCGTCTATGAGACTTTTGAGTCTGCTGGCGTCAAGCTAAACGACTTGTCTGGATCCAGACAGCCGTCTTCGTAGCATGCTTCACAGCTGACGCTCAACAAATGGCATTCAAAGAGCCAGCCTTTCGACATGCCCTGGCAGCAACCGGCGTGGATCCCGGCATACTCAGCAACCGAATTAGCCATGTTTTCAACTTACGAGGACCAAGCGCTGTAATAAACACCGCTTGTTCTTCGTCTCTTTATGCGATACACAACGCTTGCACTGCGCTGCGAAATCAGGAATGTTCTGCTGCGGTAGTAGGTGGCGTGAACCTTGTCCTTACCATTGATCAGCACATGAATACGGCGAAGCTAGGCGTGCTGTCAAAAACGTCAACTTCTCATACTTTTGATGCCTCTGCCGATGGCTACGGTCGTGCTGAAGGCGTCGGTGCTGTCTATTTGAAGCGTCTTCGGGGTGCTATCCGCGATGGTGACGCGATCCGTGGTGTTCTCCGATCCAGTGCGACCAACTACAACGGCAAGATTGCCGGTGCTGGAATTACAACACCTAACAttgaaggccaagaagctgttgttCGAAATGCCTACCTTCGTGGGGGAAACTTGGATGTTCGCTTGACCGGCCTTTTCGAGTGTCATGGCACGGGCACAGTTCTCGGCGATCCTCTTGAGGTGGAGGCTATTTCCAAGGCTATGAACAAAAACCGCagagatgacgatgatccTCTTATTCTTGGGGCAGTTAAACCGAGTATAGGCCACGGTGAGGCTGTCAGTGGCCTTTCAGCGTTGATTAAGGCAGTGTTGGCCGTGGAGCGAGGCATCATTCCACCCACACGAGGAGTCATGAACCCAACACCAGTGATCAAATGGGACGCTTGGCGGGTGTCCGTCTCACACGACCCTCAATTTTTCCCAAGTAAACTACCAATCAAGCGTGTCAGTGTCAACGCATTTGGATACGGTGGCACAAATGCCCATGTTATTGTCGAGAGTGCCGACTCCATCCTCACACTGCCCCAGACTTACAAGTATCGCCACATGAACAGGTCGGCCAAGTCGATTCAAATGCAGACCAAAGCAGAACGGTCTCGTCCATATCTCTTGGCTTTCTCTGCTCATGATAGTGCTACTCTTCGCCGTAATATTCAAGCTTTAGGAGGCGTCGTCCGAGACTATGACTTGCTCGACGTGGCGTATACGCTGGCAAATCGCCGAACTCGATTCAACAGCAGAGGAGTGGTTGTAGCGAGCTCTGAGACCGCCGAAAGTGAGTTTAGCCAAACACTCCAGACTTTCGACTTTCTCGAGAGCAAATTCACAAGCAAGAAGCCCACGTTGGGGTTTGTCTTTACAGGGCAAGGCGCTCAGTGGGCTCGCATGGGCGCAGAGCTTTTGGCATACTACCCAAGCTTTGCGCACACTATCCGTTTCCTTGATACGACTCTGGGCCTTCTTCCCGATGGTCCACTGTGGACGAttgaagagcttcttctcgaAAGCGCCGAGACATCCCACGTTAACGAGGCTGAATTCGCGCAGCCGTTATGTACGGCTGTTCAAGTTGCCCTGGTAAAGCTACTGCAGGGATGGAACGTACGCCCAAGAGTGTGTATTGGCCACTCGTCAGGTGAAATAGCAGCAGCTTTCACGTCTGGACTCATATCATCTGctgatgccattgttgctgcttACTACCGAGGCAAGGTTATGCGAGACGTGGGCGTCAAAGGAGCGATGCTTgctgttggtcttggtgcAGAAGATGTTGCACCGTATTTAAAGGATTTGCATGAACGAGCGACGATTGCATGTCACAACTCGCCGTCAAGCGTGACACTGAGCGGAGATTCTGAAGCCATTGAAGAAATACGCCTGCAACTGGATGCGGAACAGAGATTCGCCAGAGTGCTGAAAACGAACGGCAAAGCATATCACTCTTCACACATGGCGGCTGTTTCTACAAAATATGAAGAACTTATGAAACAGGCTCGCGGAAAGTATGAGACGTTTGAATTCGACGTCCCTGGACATGCCTTCATGGTTTCTTCCGTGCACAACACGGTTCTACCAGCCAGCACGCGGCTCGACGAAAAGTACTGGAGTAAGAATCTCCTGAGTCCTGTTCTCTTCAACCAAGCTATGCAGACCGTGGCAACGTCAACTAAGTTTTCGGATGTTGACTTGTTCATTGAGATTGGTCCGCACCCGGCTCTCTCTGGACCTATACGACAAATCAAGGCCGCATGTCAGCTAGGGAAGTTGAATTACCTGCCGTCGTTGGTTCGCAACAGAGACTCTGCTGCCTCTCTGTTGAAGCTCGCTGGAGAGTTGTTCCTTCGCAACCATGATATCGACATGCGTCGAGTTGCGGGCATCGAAGAAATGACAGGTAGTGGACAAGTCGTGCTCAAAACAGGCTGCTTCATCACAGACCTGCCTACCTATCAATGGGACAAAACAAAGGAATACTTAGCCGAGTCTCGCATGAGCAAAGAACACTGAGCGCAATCCCACATGCGCCACGACATACTTGGCTCCCAGCTTATCGGGGCGTCCAAGGCAGAGCCAACGTGGCGAAATGTCATCCGTTTACGTGATCTTGCATGGCTTAAAGACCACTCTCTTGGTGGTGAGGCTGTG
It encodes the following:
- a CDS encoding glycosylhydrolase family 76-2 protein (similar to Neurospora crassa OR74A XP_961253.2); the encoded protein is MKFSLSGLTLLAAGRLAASASVFSLDSDDAIKKSASTLAWDMLQYYHGNESGGTPGILPGPPPAGDYYWWEGGAMWGTLIQYWALTGDTTYNDEIMKAMQFQVGEGEDYMPRNVTASLGNDDQAFWGMAAMLAAENKFPDPPSDRPGWLGLAQAVFNTQASPQRHDDTCGGGLRWQIPFTNNGYGYKNSIANGCFFNMGARLARYTGDKKYSDWAEKTWDWVEKIGFIDPQTYAIYDGANVDDQCKDINKVQYSYNNAIFAEGAAFMYNFTNGDQKWKDRVDKLITYGLKTFFPKDVAVEISCEPNDGCKTDMFTYKGFVHRWYAVTTQLAPFTAERILPVLQKSAQAAVSQCTGGTNGRQCGLKWVDGTYDGKTGAGQEMSALAAVQSLLIGKGKPPVTHTSGGTSKGNPDGGAGDGSVMPKEKPVTTGDKVGASIVTILLLGLAVGVFGWMSFEFAGA
- a CDS encoding FAD/FMN-containing dehydrogenase (similar to Blastomyces dermatitidis SLH14081 XP_002622578.1), whose amino-acid sequence is MLTFRSVLAVASVLAVSSAAVYNTFDGEGFPSCYNVTEVHDATSVEQIQSLVKDAAKRGLQVRAGGKGHMWYDTQCSDDATVIIRTEFVNKISGFDLNAGTVTVEAGVTFFQLAEYLHERGANMGTGLVNWNISLGGSVAMGAHRTSLREDAAVVGGVLAMDIIDGNGDVRHIERDESNDDWLAASTSLGLLGIIGRLKMKIFPEVKVYAMQKTLEEKDVLNGDIYGMIAPYMTANLWWWPYKRKFHWRYYDTVDFNKSSQQGFQSTFSVTALEGGAAKALLDSGKYLPSSNWIAEEIFFGQWEAPNFHEKTTNEPIKEWPVYGYHYDVLIGGLYPDQKAEWDYGLHGYTLELAFPVTMANKMLKRVRELFDAEAKKLIFMTSTYRSGINIKFGKANFDFLGQVTLNTSDGQDWSKGAIMFDFPSYHPSVGDRKRYNEDFYINLANTLVKEFPCRPHWTKNTRDVLTRSVKNLDAGYLKRFKAVRQKMDPKGIYRSVVGEILGMYK
- a CDS encoding polyketide synthase (similar to Neosartorya fischeri NRRL 181 XP_001261656.1), with translation MAFKEPAFRHALAATGVDPGILSNRISHVFNLRGPSAVINTACSSSLYAIHNACTALRNQECSAAVVGGVNLVLTIDQHMNTAKLGVLSKTSTSHTFDASADGYGRAEGVGAVYLKRLRGAIRDGDAIRGVLRSSATNYNGKIAGAGITTPNIEGQEAVVRNAYLRGGNLDVRLTGLFECHGTGTVLGDPLEVEAISKAMNKNRRDDDDPLILGAVKPSIGHGEAVSGLSALIKAVLAVERGIIPPTRGVMNPTPVIKWDAWRVSVSHDPQFFPSKLPIKRVSVNAFGYGGTNAHVIVESADSILTLPQTYKYRHMNRSAKSIQMQTKAERSRPYLLAFSAHDSATLRRNIQALGGVVRDYDLLDVAYTLANRRTRFNSRGVVVASSETAESEFSQTLQTFDFLESKFTSKKPTLGFVFTGQGAQWARMGAELLAYYPSFAHTIRFLDTTLGLLPDGPLWTIEELLLESAETSHVNEAEFAQPLCTAVQVALVKLLQGWNVRPRVCIGHSSGEIAAAFTSGLISSADAIVAAYYRGKVMRDVGVKGAMLAVGLGAEDVAPYLKDLHERATIACHNSPSSVTLSGDSEAIEEIRLQLDAEQRFARVLKTNGKAYHSSHMAAVSTKYEELMKQARGKYETFEFDVPGHAFMVSSVHNTVLPASTRLDEKYWSKNLLSPVLFNQAMQTVATSTKFSDVDLFIEIGPHPALSGPIRQIKAACQLGKLNYLPSLVRNRDSAASLLKLAGELFLRNHDIDMRRVAGIEEMTGSGQVVLKTGCFITDLPTYQWDKTKEYLAESRMSKEH